In Pseudomonas sp. DNDY-54, a genomic segment contains:
- the leuD gene encoding 3-isopropylmalate dehydratase small subunit, with protein MKAFTQHTGLVAPLDRANVDTDQIIPKQFLKSIKRTGFGQNLFDEWRYLDVGQPNQDCSNRPVNHEFVLNFPRYQGASVLLARENFGCGSSREHAPWALEEYGFRTIIAPSFADIFYNNSFKNGLLPIVLSEDAVDELFEQAEAAEGYQLTVDLAAQTVTRPDGKQYGFEVDAFRKHCLLNGLDDIGLTLQDADAIKAFETRHQQSQPWLFGAIK; from the coding sequence ATGAAAGCATTTACCCAGCACACCGGCCTCGTCGCGCCGCTCGATCGCGCCAATGTCGATACGGATCAAATCATTCCGAAGCAGTTTCTTAAGTCGATCAAGCGCACTGGGTTCGGCCAGAACCTCTTCGACGAGTGGCGCTACCTGGATGTCGGGCAGCCCAATCAGGACTGCTCGAATCGGCCGGTGAATCATGAGTTCGTCCTGAATTTTCCGCGCTATCAGGGCGCTAGCGTTCTACTGGCTCGTGAGAATTTCGGCTGTGGTTCGTCGCGCGAGCACGCGCCTTGGGCGCTTGAGGAGTACGGGTTCCGGACAATTATCGCGCCGAGCTTTGCGGATATCTTCTACAACAACAGTTTCAAGAATGGCCTGTTGCCGATCGTGCTGAGTGAGGACGCGGTCGATGAGCTATTCGAGCAGGCAGAGGCCGCTGAGGGATACCAGCTGACGGTTGATCTTGCGGCGCAGACTGTCACCCGCCCGGATGGCAAGCAGTACGGTTTCGAGGTCGATGCGTTCCGCAAGCACTGCCTGCTTAACGGCCTCGACGATATCGGCCTGACGCTGCAGGACGCGGACGCGATCAAAGCGTTCGAAACCCGTCACCAGCAGAGCCAGCCATGGCTCTTCGGCGCGATCAAATAG
- the leuC gene encoding 3-isopropylmalate dehydratase large subunit encodes MAGKTLYDKLWEMHEVKRRDDGSSLIYIDRHILHEVTSPQAFEGLRLASRKPWRIDANIATPDHNVPTTKGERQGGLEAIADEVSRIQVQTLDENCDDFGILEFKMNDVRQGIVHVIGPEQGATLPGMTVVCGDSHTSTHGAFGALAHGIGTSEVEHVLATQCLVAKKMKNMQVRVEGTLPFGVTAKDIVLAVIGKIGTAGGNGHALEFAGSAIRDLSMEGRMTICNMSIEAGARVGMVAVDDKTIAYVDGRPYAPKGADWARAVEAWKDLVSDEDAVFDTVIELKAEDIKPQVSWGTSPEMVLAVDESVPDPDAESDPVKRDSITRALKYMGLRANQPITEIQLDRVFIGSCTNSRIEDLRAAAEVAKGRKVASTVKQAMVVPGSGLVKKQAEAEGLDKIFLEAGFEWREPGCSMCLAMNPDKLGSGEHCASTSNRNFEGRQGAGGRTHLVSPAMAAAAAVTGRFIDVRELTQA; translated from the coding sequence ATGGCCGGCAAAACGCTCTACGACAAGCTCTGGGAAATGCATGAGGTGAAACGTCGCGATGATGGCTCATCGTTGATTTATATAGATCGCCACATCCTGCATGAAGTGACTTCGCCACAAGCGTTCGAAGGCCTGCGTCTGGCGAGCCGTAAGCCATGGCGCATCGATGCCAATATCGCGACGCCCGACCACAACGTCCCCACCACGAAGGGCGAGCGTCAGGGCGGACTGGAAGCCATCGCCGATGAAGTCTCCCGTATCCAGGTCCAGACGCTGGATGAGAACTGCGATGACTTCGGCATTCTCGAATTCAAGATGAACGACGTGCGCCAGGGCATCGTGCATGTCATCGGCCCGGAGCAGGGCGCGACGCTGCCGGGCATGACCGTCGTCTGCGGTGACTCTCACACCTCGACTCATGGCGCCTTCGGTGCGCTGGCCCATGGCATTGGCACTTCGGAAGTCGAGCATGTGCTTGCGACACAGTGTTTGGTCGCCAAGAAAATGAAAAACATGCAGGTTCGCGTTGAGGGCACGTTGCCCTTTGGCGTGACCGCCAAGGACATTGTGTTGGCAGTGATCGGCAAGATCGGCACGGCTGGGGGTAACGGTCACGCGCTTGAGTTCGCGGGCAGCGCCATCCGTGACCTGTCCATGGAAGGGCGCATGACCATTTGCAACATGTCCATCGAGGCGGGCGCCCGTGTCGGTATGGTGGCGGTTGATGACAAGACCATTGCCTATGTCGACGGCCGTCCTTATGCACCGAAGGGCGCGGACTGGGCGCGTGCGGTCGAAGCCTGGAAGGACTTGGTTTCTGATGAGGATGCGGTCTTCGATACGGTCATCGAGCTGAAGGCGGAAGACATCAAGCCTCAGGTCAGCTGGGGTACCTCGCCCGAGATGGTGCTCGCGGTCGATGAGAGCGTGCCGGATCCGGACGCCGAATCCGACCCGGTTAAGCGGGATTCCATCACGCGGGCGCTGAAATACATGGGGCTGCGTGCCAATCAGCCGATTACCGAGATTCAGCTCGATCGCGTGTTTATTGGTTCGTGCACGAACTCACGCATCGAAGATTTGCGCGCTGCCGCTGAGGTAGCCAAGGGGCGGAAAGTCGCCTCTACGGTCAAGCAGGCGATGGTCGTGCCGGGTTCGGGGTTGGTTAAGAAACAGGCGGAGGCAGAAGGGCTGGACAAGATATTTCTCGAGGCGGGGTTCGAATGGCGCGAACCAGGGTGCTCGATGTGCCTGGCCATGAACCCAGACAAGCTGGGCAGCGGCGAGCATTGTGCATCCACGTCCAACCGCAACTTCGAAGGGCGTCAGGGCGCGGGCGGCAGAACGCACCTGGTAAGCCCGGCGATGGCGGCGGCTGCAGCCGTAACCGGTCGCTTCATCGATGTCCGCGAATTGACGCAAGCCTGA
- a CDS encoding LysR family transcriptional regulator: protein MDLASLNAFIAIAEMGSFSLAADRLHLTQPAVSKRLATLETQLNVRLFDRLGREIGLTEAGRALLPRAYQILNVLDDTRRALTNLNGNVSGRLSLATSHHIGLHRLPPLLRTFTRRYPDVNLDIRFLDSEIAYEEVLHGRAELAVITLAPQTAAPVRAVNVWDDPLDFVVAPEHPLAQKSEISLADIAGYPAVFPGGNTFTHHIAHRLFEREGLTPNITMSTNYMETIKMMVSIGIAWSVLPRTMLDEQVVRLSLPGIQLSRQLGYITHTERTLSNAAKAFMALLDAD from the coding sequence GTGGACCTCGCCAGCCTAAACGCCTTCATTGCAATCGCCGAAATGGGCAGCTTTTCCCTTGCCGCCGATCGCCTTCATCTGACTCAACCTGCCGTCAGCAAACGGCTCGCAACGCTGGAAACACAGCTCAATGTGAGGCTGTTCGATCGATTAGGGCGGGAGATCGGTCTGACTGAAGCTGGCCGAGCGCTCCTTCCGCGGGCGTACCAGATTCTCAACGTGCTGGACGACACCCGCCGCGCCTTGACGAATCTAAACGGCAATGTCAGCGGGCGGCTGTCCCTGGCCACCAGCCACCACATTGGCTTACATCGCCTGCCACCGCTGTTAAGGACCTTCACGCGCCGCTACCCGGACGTCAATCTCGATATCCGTTTCCTGGATTCGGAGATCGCCTACGAAGAGGTTTTGCATGGCCGCGCCGAGTTAGCGGTAATAACCTTGGCGCCCCAAACGGCCGCACCGGTGCGCGCAGTCAACGTGTGGGACGACCCGCTCGATTTTGTCGTCGCACCGGAGCATCCATTGGCGCAAAAGAGCGAAATCTCCTTGGCGGACATTGCCGGGTACCCGGCGGTGTTTCCGGGCGGTAACACCTTTACCCACCATATCGCTCACCGGCTGTTTGAACGCGAGGGACTAACGCCCAACATCACGATGAGCACCAACTATATGGAAACGATCAAGATGATGGTTTCCATCGGCATAGCATGGAGCGTCCTGCCGCGCACGATGCTCGATGAACAGGTGGTACGTCTGTCATTACCAGGCATTCAACTGTCCAGGCAACTCGGTTACATCACCCATACTGAGCGCACGCTATCGAATGCTGCAAAAGCGTTTATGGCGCTGCTGGACGCCGACTGA
- a CDS encoding Hsp20 family protein, producing the protein MTSFSMAPLFRQSIGFDRFNDLFESALRNDANSSFPPYNVEKHGDDQYRIIVAAAGFQDSDLDLQVERGVLTISGGKRENAGDYVTYLHQGIAQRAFKLSFRLADHIEVRGAALNNGLLAIELERVVPEEAKPKRIPINGQRLTLEEA; encoded by the coding sequence ATGACTAGTTTTTCGATGGCTCCATTGTTTCGCCAATCTATTGGCTTCGATCGTTTCAATGATCTATTCGAATCGGCTCTGCGCAACGACGCTAACAGCTCATTTCCACCCTACAACGTGGAGAAACACGGCGATGATCAGTACCGCATCATCGTAGCAGCCGCAGGTTTCCAAGACTCCGATCTGGACCTGCAAGTCGAGCGCGGTGTGCTGACCATCAGTGGTGGCAAGCGCGAGAACGCCGGTGACTATGTCACCTACCTGCATCAGGGCATTGCGCAGCGCGCGTTCAAGCTGTCGTTCCGCCTCGCTGATCATATTGAGGTAAGGGGCGCAGCGCTCAATAACGGCTTGTTGGCCATTGAGCTCGAGCGAGTCGTGCCGGAAGAAGCCAAGCCTAAGCGCATCCCGATCAACGGCCAGCGCCTGACGCTGGAAGAGGCCTGA
- a CDS encoding SDR family oxidoreductase, whose protein sequence is MSKVMLITGASRGIGAATARLAAAQGYALCLNYHQRQDAAQQLVKELQNAGTRAIAVAADVSDDAQVAKLFASIDAEFGRLDVLVNNAGMLERQMRLDEMDAARLMRVFAINVTGSFLCAREAVKRMSTRYGGNGGAIINVSSIAAKLGAPNEYIDYAAAKGAIDSMTLGLAKEVAAEDIRVNAVRPGVIRTEIHASGGEPGRVERVKASVPMGRGGEAKEVAEAILWLASEKASYTSGALLDVSGGR, encoded by the coding sequence ATGTCGAAAGTGATGTTGATTACCGGTGCCAGCAGAGGAATAGGCGCGGCCACTGCCAGACTCGCCGCAGCCCAAGGCTACGCCTTGTGTCTGAACTATCACCAACGCCAGGACGCCGCGCAGCAGCTGGTCAAAGAGCTTCAGAACGCAGGGACGAGGGCCATCGCAGTCGCGGCCGATGTATCGGACGATGCGCAAGTCGCCAAGCTGTTCGCCTCGATCGATGCCGAATTCGGCAGGCTTGACGTACTGGTGAATAACGCTGGCATGTTGGAACGGCAGATGCGCCTGGATGAGATGGACGCGGCGCGGCTGATGCGTGTGTTTGCGATCAACGTGACCGGCAGTTTCCTCTGCGCGCGGGAAGCAGTTAAGCGCATGTCGACTCGCTACGGTGGCAACGGCGGCGCCATCATCAATGTCTCCTCGATCGCCGCAAAGCTTGGCGCACCCAACGAATACATCGATTACGCGGCCGCGAAAGGTGCCATCGATAGCATGACCCTTGGCCTCGCCAAGGAAGTCGCCGCCGAAGACATTCGAGTCAACGCCGTGCGACCCGGCGTGATCCGCACCGAGATTCATGCCAGCGGCGGTGAGCCCGGGCGCGTCGAACGCGTCAAAGCCAGCGTGCCGATGGGACGCGGTGGTGAAGCCAAAGAAGTAGCCGAAGCGATTCTCTGGCTTGCCAGCGAAAAGGCCAGCTATACCAGCGGCGCTCTGTTGGATGTCAGCGGCGGGCGCTAA